In Halogeometricum sp. S1BR25-6, a single genomic region encodes these proteins:
- a CDS encoding endonuclease NucS domain-containing protein has translation MSETIRVFAGDCTTTFEGARARTQRGRVVVVVKPDRTVLVHDADGYQPVSWLTRPDSLTVETDDSGFGLVARADEQVLRVRSHDSSGRAEYPVTEAGVPVGSHPSTGEPLVRTGGAVVALDTERKYKLPAGATVLEETCDDCGLPTMRAECGAVFELCIDRACESLDDAVRDRFDGEWTCPDCGSDLRIIRRGGRLLAGCAAYPDCETAFSIPAGVVVDDCDCGLPVFETARGRRCLDGTCERFAG, from the coding sequence ATGTCCGAGACGATTCGCGTGTTCGCCGGCGACTGTACGACCACCTTCGAGGGGGCGCGCGCCCGTACACAGCGCGGACGCGTAGTCGTAGTAGTAAAGCCGGACCGGACGGTCCTCGTCCACGACGCCGACGGCTACCAACCCGTGTCGTGGCTCACTCGCCCGGATTCGCTGACCGTCGAGACCGACGACTCGGGGTTCGGCCTCGTCGCCCGCGCGGACGAACAAGTCCTGCGCGTCCGGAGCCACGACTCCAGCGGACGGGCCGAGTACCCCGTCACCGAGGCGGGCGTCCCCGTCGGGTCGCACCCGTCGACGGGCGAACCGCTGGTGCGGACGGGCGGGGCCGTCGTCGCCCTCGACACCGAGAGAAAGTACAAACTCCCGGCGGGGGCGACGGTGCTGGAGGAGACGTGCGACGACTGCGGTCTCCCGACGATGCGCGCCGAGTGCGGTGCGGTCTTCGAACTCTGTATCGACCGCGCCTGCGAGTCACTCGACGACGCCGTGCGGGACCGGTTCGACGGCGAGTGGACCTGCCCGGACTGCGGGTCCGACCTGAGAATCATCCGGCGCGGCGGCCGCCTCCTCGCGGGATGCGCGGCGTACCCCGACTGCGAGACGGCCTTCTCGATTCCCGCCGGCGTCGTCGTCGACGACTGCGACTGCGGCCTCCCGGTGTTCGAGACGGCGCGAGGGCGACGGTGTCTCGACGGGACGTGCGAGCGGTTCGCGGGGTGA
- a CDS encoding HAD family hydrolase: protein MEVPDDAVLFDMDGVLVDSETYWHQFEDEWVFAEAIESGDPAHEEVTGMNYREIHDYLTEEYGTAVTKEEFVEAYNERAESLYGEQVELMDGANELFDDIRASGRKLAIVSSAPQDWIKIVRDRFGLDPLDLVLSADDIDEPGKPEPHIYERAADELGLNPEECVVVEDSVHGVESAARSGAFTVGYRSTHNAELDLSEADVVVEGPGELRETILG from the coding sequence ATGGAAGTCCCCGACGACGCGGTGTTGTTCGACATGGACGGCGTGTTGGTCGACTCCGAGACGTACTGGCACCAGTTCGAAGACGAGTGGGTGTTCGCCGAGGCCATCGAGTCCGGCGACCCGGCCCACGAGGAGGTGACCGGGATGAACTACCGGGAGATACACGACTACCTCACCGAGGAGTACGGCACCGCCGTCACCAAAGAGGAGTTCGTGGAGGCGTACAACGAGCGAGCGGAGTCGCTGTACGGCGAGCAGGTCGAACTGATGGACGGCGCGAACGAACTGTTCGACGACATCCGCGCGTCGGGGCGAAAGCTCGCAATCGTCTCCTCGGCGCCGCAGGACTGGATCAAAATCGTCCGCGACCGCTTCGGCCTCGACCCCCTCGACTTGGTCCTGAGCGCCGACGACATCGACGAACCCGGCAAGCCCGAACCGCACATCTACGAACGCGCCGCGGACGAACTCGGTTTGAACCCCGAGGAGTGCGTCGTCGTCGAGGACTCCGTCCACGGCGTCGAGTCGGCCGCGCGGTCCGGCGCGTTCACCGTCGGCTACCGCTCGACGCACAACGCCGAGTTAGACCTCTCGGAGGCGGACGTCGTCGTCGAGGGACCCGGGGAACTGCGCGAGACGATTCTCGGCTGA
- a CDS encoding DEAD/DEAH box helicase, whose translation MKVASVVPEFADAFGFDEFNRMQREAAPAILERDDNVVAAAPTASGKTALAELAICRTLKRGGTALFIAPLRALTNEKEAEWERFESLGYSVYVVTGERDLNPRRAERADILVMTPEKTDSATRKHDSARYSFITDVDCVVIDEVHLLDSDTRGGVLEVTVSRLRRICDPRIVALSATMPNIQDVANWLDAPPETTFEFGDDYRPVDLHAGVKTYSHGDNAFADKYRRLYRAIDLAEEHIRDGGQALVFVSSRQDTVRAAGKARDELGKRDIPMGARGDYDFHNDAKELSNDSLRKAAPDGVGFHHAGLAKDDRDRVEEWFKQGKIQLLFSTSTLAWGVNLPARCVVIRDTKYHDPLEGEVDISPLDILQMLGRAGRPGYDDVGYGWVVCDRSDADKYRKLLREGKEIESRLAEDLDSHLNAEIAMGTIGDLEDVMSWLETTFFYQRARSKPDAYDFDGLRDRVRETLESLVARGFVEMGSDLSIEATTLGRLASKYYLRLDTARRFATLCDRDTITDDSILETVAGAAEFHDVSARSSEMDAVNSVLRGVDTTLEDGPRKVFAILQASMSNSTPADLRSDAWVIRQNALRLLSALREFLDEFAGPRAANLARRVEARVEHGVSRDAVALTAVDGIGPNRANKLATGGLRSPRDVVAAGAAELRQADLSEGVAKQVVKNAQNFPDVDVSWGDFPESIATGENRMCEVGIRNRAGGAAVGLRVSAVADEGDEVEMTTKRTYLTDETTVHVGVFGAPADEVTYRVEVTFPDAPLHPITETRTVRVE comes from the coding sequence GTGAAAGTCGCGTCCGTCGTCCCCGAGTTCGCCGACGCCTTCGGGTTCGACGAGTTCAATCGGATGCAACGGGAGGCGGCGCCCGCCATCCTCGAACGCGACGACAACGTCGTCGCCGCTGCGCCGACGGCCAGCGGAAAGACGGCCCTCGCGGAACTGGCCATCTGCCGCACGCTGAAGCGCGGCGGCACCGCCCTCTTCATCGCTCCCCTCCGCGCGCTCACAAACGAGAAGGAGGCCGAGTGGGAGCGCTTCGAGTCGCTCGGATACTCCGTCTACGTCGTCACCGGCGAACGCGACCTGAACCCCCGACGCGCCGAACGCGCCGACATCCTCGTGATGACGCCCGAGAAGACGGACTCGGCCACGAGAAAGCACGACTCCGCGCGCTACTCCTTCATCACCGACGTCGACTGCGTCGTTATCGACGAGGTGCACCTCCTCGATTCGGACACCCGCGGCGGCGTCCTCGAAGTCACCGTCTCGCGCCTCCGGCGCATCTGCGACCCCCGCATCGTCGCGCTCTCCGCCACGATGCCGAACATTCAGGACGTGGCGAACTGGCTGGACGCCCCGCCGGAGACGACGTTCGAGTTCGGCGACGACTACCGCCCGGTGGACCTCCACGCAGGCGTGAAGACGTACTCGCACGGCGACAACGCGTTCGCCGACAAGTACCGGCGGCTCTACCGCGCCATCGACCTCGCCGAAGAGCACATCCGCGACGGCGGGCAGGCCCTCGTGTTCGTCTCCTCCAGACAGGACACCGTCCGCGCCGCCGGGAAGGCCCGAGACGAACTCGGTAAGCGCGACATCCCGATGGGCGCGCGCGGCGACTACGACTTCCACAACGACGCGAAGGAACTGAGCAACGACTCGCTCAGGAAGGCCGCCCCCGACGGCGTCGGCTTCCACCACGCCGGGTTGGCGAAGGACGACCGCGACAGGGTCGAGGAGTGGTTCAAGCAGGGGAAGATTCAGCTCCTGTTCTCCACGTCGACGCTGGCGTGGGGGGTCAACCTCCCCGCGCGGTGCGTCGTCATCCGCGACACCAAGTACCACGACCCCCTCGAAGGCGAAGTCGACATCTCGCCGCTGGACATCCTCCAGATGCTCGGGCGGGCGGGTCGCCCCGGCTACGACGACGTGGGGTACGGCTGGGTCGTCTGCGACCGCTCGGACGCCGACAAATATCGCAAACTCCTCCGCGAGGGCAAGGAAATCGAGTCGCGACTCGCCGAGGACCTCGATTCGCACCTCAACGCCGAAATCGCGATGGGTACCATCGGGGACCTGGAGGACGTGATGTCGTGGCTGGAGACGACGTTCTTCTACCAGCGCGCCCGCTCGAAACCCGACGCGTACGACTTCGATGGCCTGCGCGACCGGGTGCGCGAGACGCTCGAATCGCTCGTCGCCCGCGGGTTCGTCGAGATGGGGTCGGACCTCTCCATCGAGGCGACGACGCTCGGCCGCCTCGCCTCGAAATACTACCTCCGCCTCGACACCGCCCGCCGGTTCGCCACGCTCTGCGACCGCGACACCATCACCGACGACTCGATTCTGGAGACGGTCGCCGGCGCCGCGGAGTTCCACGACGTCTCCGCCCGCTCCTCGGAGATGGACGCCGTGAACTCGGTGCTGCGGGGCGTCGACACCACCCTCGAAGACGGCCCGCGGAAGGTGTTTGCCATCCTCCAGGCGAGCATGTCGAACAGCACCCCCGCGGACCTCCGCTCGGACGCGTGGGTCATCCGGCAGAACGCGCTCCGCCTGCTCTCGGCGCTCAGAGAGTTCCTCGACGAGTTCGCCGGGCCGCGCGCGGCGAACCTCGCCCGTCGCGTCGAGGCGCGCGTCGAACACGGCGTCTCCCGCGACGCCGTCGCCCTCACCGCCGTCGACGGCATCGGGCCGAACCGCGCGAACAAACTCGCCACCGGCGGTCTGCGCTCCCCGCGGGACGTGGTGGCCGCCGGCGCCGCCGAACTCCGGCAGGCCGACCTCTCGGAGGGTGTGGCGAAACAGGTGGTGAAGAACGCGCAGAACTTCCCCGACGTGGACGTCTCGTGGGGCGACTTCCCCGAGTCGATAGCGACGGGAGAAAACCGGATGTGCGAGGTCGGAATCCGCAACCGCGCGGGCGGCGCCGCAGTCGGCCTCCGCGTCTCGGCCGTCGCCGACGAGGGCGACGAGGTGGAGATGACGACCAAGCGGACGTACCTCACCGACGAGACGACGGTCCACGTCGGCGTGTTCGGCGCGCCGGCCGACGAGGTGACCTACCGCGTCGAGGTGACGTTCCCCGACGCACCGCTTCACCCGATTACGGAGACGCGGACCGTCCGCGTTGAGTGA
- a CDS encoding helix-turn-helix domain-containing protein yields the protein MSTIASVELDVDEFALGRSLPKLENGELEVIRVAATNRDTLVPYVRVSADDFDSFGEALDEDPTVQEWRLVDDLGDERLYRMEWVEDILVVVHLLLDEEGVVLEMNGYQDGWRLRVLLPDRESLTETAQFCEGRNLTFVIKHIYEVTGSVGRGQYGLSKDQYEVLTTAMDQGYFDVPRSATMSDLAATLGISQQAVSERLRRGHKNLLESTLELGESSFGEPTKQHLE from the coding sequence ATGAGTACCATCGCGTCAGTCGAACTGGACGTGGACGAGTTCGCGCTCGGCCGGTCGCTGCCGAAACTGGAGAACGGCGAGCTAGAGGTCATCCGGGTGGCCGCGACGAACCGCGACACCCTCGTCCCGTACGTCCGCGTGTCGGCGGACGACTTCGACTCGTTCGGCGAGGCGTTGGACGAGGACCCGACGGTGCAGGAGTGGCGACTCGTCGACGACCTCGGCGACGAACGCCTGTACCGCATGGAGTGGGTCGAAGACATCCTCGTCGTCGTCCACCTCCTGTTGGACGAGGAGGGGGTCGTCCTGGAGATGAACGGCTACCAGGACGGTTGGCGCCTCCGCGTCCTCCTGCCGGACCGCGAGTCGCTCACCGAGACGGCCCAGTTCTGCGAGGGGCGGAACCTCACGTTCGTCATCAAGCACATCTACGAGGTCACCGGGTCCGTCGGACGGGGCCAGTACGGTCTCTCGAAGGACCAGTACGAGGTGCTCACGACGGCCATGGACCAGGGCTACTTCGACGTGCCGCGTAGCGCCACGATGAGCGACCTGGCGGCGACGCTCGGCATCTCCCAGCAGGCCGTCTCCGAGCGACTCCGCCGCGGACACAAGAACCTCCTCGAGAGCACCCTCGAACTCGGCGAGAGCTCTTTCGGCGAACCGACGAAACAGCACTTGGAGTGA
- a CDS encoding alpha,alpha-trehalose-phosphate synthase (UDP-forming), translating into MAKTPPAESVDDIRLETDDGIEPNGRADADETAGSRHLVVVSNREPYQHHYEDDGSIGVEEPVGGLTAGLDPVLRKTRGDWVAWGDGDADAVVTDDEDCVAVPPGDERYTLRRVWLTDDEVSGYYYGYSNRVLWPLCHDLVDRIEMEPAYWDTYKSVNESFGRAAAERATEDSTVWIQDYHFCLAPKTIRESLPTGANMVQFWHIPWPAWDTFRVVPHPEELIEGLLANDVVGFHVERYRDNFLECAAQLDGTDVDREAGIVRIDGREVRVGAFPMGVDAERIESIADGFGRDDWVGLAERYGIDPDTRIAVGVDRIDYTKGIPHRIDALETFWETHPEWRGELTFVQKSSHSRSQIPAYQEIAEDVCEAVRRVNERFGTDEWTPIVHVDDYLSQRELFGLYRHSDVALVSPLRDGMNLVAKEYVAAQVEEDGVLLLSEFAGAHEQMDEAVHINPYSPDGFAESIHDALTMPAGERRRRMRSLRDHVREDDLDAWVADLLEAAGLTATERLLAGGQDV; encoded by the coding sequence ATGGCAAAGACCCCACCGGCGGAGAGTGTAGACGATATTCGTCTGGAGACGGACGACGGGATAGAGCCGAACGGACGAGCGGACGCCGACGAGACGGCGGGGAGCCGCCACCTCGTCGTCGTCTCCAACCGGGAACCGTACCAGCACCACTACGAGGACGACGGCAGCATCGGCGTTGAGGAACCCGTCGGCGGACTGACCGCCGGACTCGACCCCGTCCTACGGAAGACGCGCGGCGACTGGGTCGCCTGGGGCGACGGCGACGCCGACGCCGTCGTCACCGACGACGAGGACTGCGTGGCCGTCCCGCCCGGCGACGAACGATACACGCTGCGCCGGGTGTGGCTGACCGACGACGAGGTGTCGGGCTACTACTACGGCTACAGCAACCGGGTGCTGTGGCCCCTGTGTCACGACCTGGTCGACCGCATCGAGATGGAACCGGCGTACTGGGACACGTACAAGTCGGTCAACGAGTCGTTCGGCCGCGCGGCCGCCGAACGCGCGACGGAAGACTCGACCGTCTGGATACAGGACTACCACTTCTGTCTCGCGCCGAAGACCATCCGGGAGTCCCTGCCGACGGGCGCGAACATGGTGCAGTTCTGGCACATCCCGTGGCCGGCGTGGGACACCTTCCGCGTCGTCCCGCACCCCGAGGAACTCATCGAGGGCCTCTTGGCCAACGACGTGGTCGGGTTCCACGTCGAGCGCTACCGGGACAACTTCCTCGAGTGCGCCGCCCAACTCGACGGGACGGACGTCGACCGCGAGGCGGGTATCGTCCGCATCGACGGGCGCGAGGTCCGCGTCGGCGCGTTCCCGATGGGCGTCGACGCCGAGCGCATCGAGTCCATCGCCGACGGCTTCGGCCGCGACGACTGGGTCGGCCTGGCGGAGCGGTACGGCATCGACCCCGACACGCGCATCGCCGTCGGCGTGGACCGCATCGACTACACGAAGGGTATCCCCCACCGAATCGACGCCCTGGAGACGTTCTGGGAGACCCACCCCGAGTGGCGCGGCGAACTGACGTTCGTCCAGAAGTCGAGCCACAGTCGCTCGCAGATTCCTGCCTACCAGGAGATAGCCGAGGACGTCTGCGAGGCCGTCCGGCGGGTCAACGAACGGTTCGGCACCGACGAGTGGACGCCCATCGTCCACGTCGACGACTACCTCTCCCAGCGCGAACTGTTCGGCCTCTACCGCCACAGTGACGTGGCGCTGGTGAGTCCGCTCCGCGACGGGATGAACCTCGTCGCCAAGGAGTACGTCGCCGCGCAGGTCGAAGAGGACGGCGTCCTCCTCCTGAGCGAGTTCGCGGGCGCGCACGAGCAGATGGACGAGGCCGTCCACATCAACCCCTACTCGCCGGACGGCTTCGCCGAGTCGATTCACGACGCGCTGACCATGCCGGCCGGGGAACGCCGCCGCCGGATGCGGTCGCTCCGCGACCACGTCCGCGAGGACGACTTGGACGCGTGGGTGGCCGACCTGCTGGAGGCCGCGGGGCTGACCGCCACGGAGCGACTCCTCGCCGGAGGGCAGGATGTCTGA
- the otsB gene encoding trehalose-phosphatase — MSEARSAAFTSTVETLGAKLREREELLLCVDFDGTLSPVVDDPDAATILPENRAALEALQSHPNVTVAVVSGRELSDVRSRVDLTGITYAGNHGLELRTEGTTKVHPVAAEHKSDIERLSAELRETFETVRGVHVEDKGKTLTVHHRRAADAHAERARRTVARLVGEFGGETLTVGGDEEIVEVRPAIDWDKGSVVSSLLHDHASCLPVFVGDARTDEAGFRAVERDGVGVRVGDPDDRATVATEFVSDPAETAALLEWFRRTGIDRLAAPLETTQARQAGQAGRTGTSPTSSSDDRPDAAGG, encoded by the coding sequence ATGTCTGAGGCGCGGAGCGCGGCGTTCACCTCGACGGTCGAGACGCTGGGCGCGAAACTCCGGGAGCGCGAGGAACTGCTCCTCTGCGTCGACTTCGACGGGACGCTCTCGCCCGTCGTCGACGACCCCGACGCGGCGACGATACTGCCGGAGAACCGCGCCGCCTTGGAGGCGCTACAGAGCCACCCGAACGTCACCGTCGCGGTGGTGAGCGGGCGGGAACTCTCCGACGTCCGCTCGCGCGTGGACCTCACGGGCATCACCTACGCCGGGAACCACGGCCTCGAACTCCGCACCGAGGGGACGACGAAGGTGCACCCCGTCGCCGCGGAGCACAAATCGGACATCGAACGGCTGAGCGCGGAACTCCGCGAGACGTTCGAGACGGTCAGGGGCGTCCACGTCGAGGACAAGGGCAAGACGCTGACGGTTCACCACCGCCGCGCGGCGGACGCCCACGCCGAACGGGCCCGCCGGACCGTCGCGCGACTCGTCGGCGAGTTCGGCGGCGAGACGCTCACCGTCGGCGGCGACGAGGAGATAGTCGAGGTGCGCCCCGCCATCGACTGGGACAAGGGCAGCGTCGTCTCCTCGCTCCTGCACGACCACGCGTCGTGTCTCCCCGTGTTCGTCGGCGACGCCCGGACCGACGAGGCCGGGTTCCGCGCCGTCGAACGCGACGGCGTCGGCGTCCGCGTCGGCGACCCCGACGACCGGGCGACGGTCGCGACGGAGTTCGTCAGCGACCCCGCGGAGACGGCTGCCCTGCTGGAGTGGTTCCGGCGGACGGGCATCGACCGACTGGCGGCGCCGCTGGAAACAACGCAGGCGAGGCAGGCGGGGCAGGCGGGGCGGACGGGCACGTCGCCGACTTCGTCCTCGGACGACCGACCGGACGCCGCGGGCGGCTGA
- the lipA gene encoding lipoyl synthase, which yields MSGRRKPDWLKMRPPSGRRFTDIKQTLRDRDLHTVCEEANCPNMGECWSGTDGPGTATFMLMGDRCSRGCNFCDVQTGGMEPLDPDEPANVAAAVAEIGLDYVVLTSVDRDDLPDQGAAHFAETIREIKRRDDSILVEVLIPDFQGDEDAVRKIINAEPDVIAHNIETVDRLQWPVRDRRANYEQTLSVLEQVKRESDIYTKTSVMLGLGEYDHEIYQTLSDLREADVDVVTLGQYLQPSRTHLDVFEYVHPDAFETWRRVAEEELGFLYCASGPMVRSSYKAGELFVDAVLRDGKSVERARREARTAAGD from the coding sequence ATGAGCGGCAGGCGCAAACCCGACTGGCTGAAGATGCGTCCGCCGTCGGGGCGACGCTTCACGGACATCAAACAGACGCTCAGGGACCGCGACCTCCACACCGTCTGCGAGGAGGCGAACTGTCCGAATATGGGCGAGTGCTGGAGCGGTACCGACGGCCCCGGCACGGCGACGTTCATGCTGATGGGCGACCGCTGCTCCCGCGGCTGTAACTTCTGCGACGTACAGACCGGCGGGATGGAGCCGCTGGACCCCGACGAACCCGCGAACGTCGCCGCGGCGGTCGCGGAAATCGGCCTCGACTACGTCGTCCTCACCTCCGTCGACCGGGACGACCTGCCCGACCAGGGCGCCGCGCACTTCGCCGAGACCATCCGCGAGATAAAGCGCCGGGACGATTCGATTCTGGTAGAGGTGCTCATCCCCGACTTCCAAGGGGACGAGGACGCCGTTCGGAAGATCATCAACGCCGAACCCGACGTCATCGCCCACAACATCGAGACGGTCGACCGCCTCCAGTGGCCCGTTCGGGACCGGCGGGCGAACTACGAGCAGACGCTCTCGGTGCTCGAACAGGTGAAGCGCGAGTCGGACATCTACACGAAGACGAGCGTCATGCTCGGCCTCGGCGAGTACGACCACGAGATATACCAGACGCTGTCGGACCTCCGCGAGGCGGACGTGGACGTGGTGACGTTGGGACAGTACCTCCAACCCTCCAGGACGCACCTCGACGTGTTCGAGTACGTCCACCCCGACGCGTTCGAGACGTGGCGCCGCGTCGCCGAGGAGGAGTTGGGCTTTCTCTACTGCGCCTCCGGGCCGATGGTCCGGTCGTCGTACAAGGCCGGCGAACTGTTCGTCGACGCCGTCCTCCGCGACGGCAAGAGCGTCGAACGGGCGCGTCGCGAGGCCCGCACCGCGGCCGGGGATTGA
- the pdhA gene encoding pyruvate dehydrogenase (acetyl-transferring) E1 component subunit alpha, whose product MSVLQRDPQDMLRVLEEDGTPVGEVPDLSDDELVTMYREMYLARHFDTRAVSLQRQGRMGTYPPLSGQEGAQIGSAFALDEEDWLFPSYREHGAALHRGLPLKRTLLYWMGHEKGNRIPEDVNMFPVAVPIATQVLHATGAAWAKKLQDEDAAVMCCFGDGATSEGDFHEGLNFAGVFDTPNVFFCNNNQWAISVPRERQTASATIAQKATAYGFEGVQVDGMDPLAVYAATRAAVEKAKNPDEGERRPTLIEAVQYRFGAHTTADDPTVYRDTDEVEEWKKKDPIPRLEAFLRETGRLDDEKVEAIETSVKDEVAEAIEAAESEPRPEPSEMFSNVFAEQTPEIRAQAEAFAEMYERHGDEGFLRE is encoded by the coding sequence GTGAGTGTACTACAGCGAGACCCGCAGGACATGCTTCGCGTCCTCGAGGAGGACGGCACCCCCGTCGGCGAGGTTCCCGACCTGAGCGACGACGAGTTGGTGACCATGTACCGCGAGATGTACCTCGCGCGCCACTTCGACACGCGGGCCGTCAGCCTCCAGCGACAGGGTCGGATGGGGACGTACCCCCCGCTGTCCGGGCAGGAGGGCGCCCAAATCGGCAGCGCCTTCGCCCTCGACGAGGAGGACTGGTTGTTCCCCAGTTACCGCGAGCACGGCGCCGCCCTCCACCGCGGCCTGCCCCTGAAGCGGACGCTGCTGTACTGGATGGGCCACGAGAAGGGTAACCGCATCCCCGAGGACGTGAACATGTTCCCCGTCGCCGTCCCCATCGCGACGCAGGTGCTCCACGCCACGGGCGCGGCGTGGGCCAAGAAGTTGCAGGACGAGGACGCCGCGGTGATGTGCTGCTTCGGCGACGGCGCCACCTCGGAGGGCGACTTCCACGAGGGGCTGAACTTCGCGGGCGTGTTCGACACGCCGAACGTATTCTTCTGCAACAACAATCAGTGGGCCATCTCGGTCCCGCGGGAGCGACAGACGGCCTCCGCGACCATCGCGCAGAAAGCCACCGCCTACGGCTTCGAGGGCGTCCAGGTCGACGGGATGGACCCTCTCGCCGTCTACGCGGCGACGCGCGCCGCCGTCGAGAAGGCCAAGAATCCCGACGAGGGCGAACGTCGGCCGACGCTCATCGAGGCGGTGCAGTACCGCTTCGGCGCGCACACGACGGCCGACGACCCGACCGTCTACCGCGACACCGACGAGGTCGAAGAGTGGAAGAAGAAGGACCCGATTCCGCGGTTGGAGGCGTTCCTGCGGGAGACGGGCCGCCTCGACGACGAGAAGGTCGAGGCCATCGAGACGAGCGTGAAGGACGAAGTCGCCGAGGCCATCGAGGCGGCGGAGTCCGAACCGCGACCCGAACCGAGCGAGATGTTCTCGAACGTGTTCGCCGAGCAGACGCCCGAGATTCGGGCGCAGGCGGAGGCGTTCGCGGAGATGTACGAACGACACGGCGACGAGGGGTTCCTCCGGGAGTAA
- a CDS encoding alpha-ketoacid dehydrogenase subunit beta, giving the protein MSQSQQTQNLTLVQAVRDGLHTEMTNDDRVVVMGEDVGKNGGVFRATEGLWDEFGDDRVIDTPLAESGIAGTAIGMATMGMRPVAEMQFSGFMYPAFDQIVSHAARLRTRSRGRFTCPLVVRAPYGGGIRAPEHHSESKEAFYAHEAGLKVVIPSTPYDTKGLLISAIRDPDPVIFLEPKLIYRAFRGDVPEGDYEVPIGEAAVRREGTDVSVYTYGAMTRPTMEAAENLEEDGVSVEVVDLRTVSPMDKETIVESFEKTGRAAVVHEAPKTGGLGAEITATLQEKALLHQEAPVERIAGYDVPYPLYALEDYYLPSVARVEEGIRNAVEF; this is encoded by the coding sequence ATGAGTCAGAGCCAACAGACGCAGAATCTCACGCTGGTACAGGCGGTGCGGGACGGTCTCCACACCGAGATGACGAACGACGACCGGGTGGTCGTGATGGGCGAGGACGTCGGGAAGAACGGCGGCGTCTTCCGCGCCACCGAGGGCCTCTGGGACGAGTTCGGCGACGACCGGGTCATCGACACCCCCCTCGCCGAATCCGGCATCGCCGGCACCGCCATCGGCATGGCGACGATGGGGATGCGTCCCGTCGCGGAGATGCAGTTCTCCGGGTTCATGTACCCCGCGTTCGACCAAATCGTGAGCCACGCGGCCCGCCTGCGCACGCGCAGTCGCGGCCGGTTCACCTGCCCCCTCGTCGTCCGCGCACCCTACGGCGGCGGCATCCGCGCGCCCGAACACCACTCCGAGTCGAAGGAGGCGTTCTACGCGCACGAGGCGGGCCTGAAGGTGGTCATCCCCTCGACGCCGTACGACACGAAGGGGCTGCTCATCTCGGCCATCCGCGACCCCGACCCGGTCATCTTCCTCGAACCGAAACTCATCTACCGCGCGTTCCGCGGGGACGTCCCCGAGGGCGACTACGAGGTGCCCATCGGCGAGGCGGCGGTCCGACGGGAGGGGACTGACGTCTCCGTCTACACCTACGGCGCGATGACGCGGCCGACGATGGAGGCGGCCGAAAATCTGGAGGAAGACGGCGTCAGCGTCGAAGTTGTCGACCTCCGAACCGTCTCGCCGATGGACAAAGAGACGATAGTGGAGTCGTTCGAGAAGACCGGGCGGGCGGCCGTCGTCCACGAGGCGCCGAAGACGGGCGGTCTCGGTGCGGAGATAACGGCGACGCTGCAGGAGAAGGCGCTCTTACACCAAGAAGCGCCCGTCGAACGCATCGCCGGCTACGACGTTCCCTATCCGCTGTACGCGCTTGAAGACTACTACCTGCCCTCGGTCGCGCGGGTCGAAGAAGGTATCCGGAACGCCGTGGAGTTCTGA